Proteins from a single region of Palaemon carinicauda isolate YSFRI2023 chromosome 1, ASM3689809v2, whole genome shotgun sequence:
- the LOC137639677 gene encoding protein rtoA-like, producing the protein MLGRFHFANVSCTVVFLNSGTLLWKIKRRQSTVGFIITGTLTSVDFINTGTLTSVDFINTGTLTSVDFINTGTLTSVDFINTGTLTSVNFINTGTLTSVDFINTGTLTSVDFIITGTLTSVDFINTGTLTSVDFINTGTLTSVDFIITGTLTSVDFINTGTLTSVDFINTGTLTSVDFINTGTLTSVDFINTGTLTSVDFINTGTLTSVDFIITGTLTSVDFINTGTLTSDVLK; encoded by the coding sequence ATGTTGGGTAGGTTTCATTTTGCCAATGTTTCTTGTACAGTTGTCttccttaattccggtacactcCTGTGGAAGATAAAGAGACGTCAGtctacagttggcttcattattaccggtacactgacgtcagttgacttcattaatacgGGTACGCTGAcgtcagttgacttcattaataccGGTACGCTGAcgtcagttgacttcattaatacgGGTACGCTGAcgtcagttgacttcattaatacgGGTACGCTGACGTCAGTTAACTTCATTAATACGGGTACGCTGAcgtcagttgacttcattaatacgGGTACGCTGACGTCAGTTGACTTCATTATtaccggtacactgacgtcagttgacttcattaataccggtacactgacgtcagttgacttcattaataccGGTACGCTGACGTCAGTTGACTTCATTATtaccggtacactgacgtcagttgacttcattaataccGGTACGCTGAcgtcagttgacttcattaatacgGGTACGCTGAcgtcagttgacttcattaatacgGGTACGCTGAcgtcagttgacttcattaatacgGGTACGCTGAcgtcagttgacttcattaatacgGGTACGCTGACGTCAGTTGACTTCATTATtaccggtacactgacgtcagttgacttcattaataccggtacactgacgtcagACGTACTGAAGTGA